AGATTCCCATAAAAATAATCCACATGCTGTCGAGAATCTTGACATCCGGTGCCCGTGCCCGGCCCCCGGCATACGTTGCCCATCCAAATAATGGTCGTTGCATCACATATTTGATCATCCGGTCTTCCATGATGATCCGGAATGCGAATGACCAACCCCGTTGGTTGCCGAGGATTGCATAGATGGTTGACGTCAACGCCTCTCGTGAAACCAGTCGAGAAATGCGCAAGGCAAGATAGATTGGAGGGGCCAGGCTTGCCATCAAGATCAGCAGGCGGTTCCGATGAAGTGACAGGTAACGTACGACACCGATCCCGGTGAGACCCATCAACGCGAACCGGAGCCCCGCCTTGGGAACGACGACCAGCACCGCTCCTGAAGCCAGTAACTCGGGCAATGCGCCAAACCGTGATCGTCCCGCAGTGATCGCGATCAAGAAGATCCCGATGATCAGGAATCCTAGCGCCGCCGTTTCCAGGCAGATGATCGCGCCTCCAATGGCTATTGCCGTCCAGAGGCCAAATGGCACACCGGCAATTTTCGAAACGGCTCGTGTGACCCACAAACTAAAGGCCGAGATTGCTGTCAGGGTGGACCAAAGTGCCAGTTCCAGCGAATTGGCGGCCATCACAACAGGTCGATAAAATCCATACTTGTATCCGTTGAACAGAGGGATGCCGTACAGGAGCCCGCTGATCGATGTTTGTCCGAAAACCTCGAAGAGAATGAGCGGTGTCATCAACACGCCGGCCAAGGTCATCCCCAGTGCCAGATCCCGATCGGCTCCGGGACGCCCGAAGTAAAGCCTGCCGACGAAGTAGGGAATGCCCCAGGCCTGAATCGTGGAGTTGACCGCCGAAATCAGCGGCCAGAGTTCCAGGCCATTACTCAAAAACGATGCAATCGGGACGCTGCAGAGGATCAAGGCCGCCGAGTCATACCAGCGAGGCCGGAACGCTCCGAACCGGCGAAGGTCGAAGATCAAAATGCCGATCAGGACCCCCAGGTTGGCCGCCGTGAACTTGGTGTAGTCGGGCAGCCCAGCCATCGGAACGATGACCTGTCCAGACAAAAATAAGTACGATCCAATATAAGACGTAATCACTCCTCGCCACGGACCGAGGACCGCGAAGAAGAGCAAGCAGATTACGGGCCAGGCCAGCAGGGCGACCATGGCGGTCTGACTCACGGCCGGGTCTCCTTCTGCGCAAGGATGCCTTGAGTCGCGCTCTTGGCCAGCACTCGACGGTAAAAGCGAAGGGTTTGCTCGGCGACAACTTCAGGCGAGTAATTCCTGCGGCAATGCTCCGCCGCGGCCGCTCCCATTGCGGCTGATCGGTCCGGGTTGGCCAGCATCCTCGACAGCGCCGCAGCTAGATCTTCCGAATCGCTTGGTCTAACGTACAAGCCGTGCGTTTCGTGCTCGAACACCTCGCCTGCTCCCCCTGCCCGTGTGGCCACTAGGGGACACCCGGCTGCCATGGCTTCGCAGATGGTGATGGCGAAGGTCTCGTACCTCGATGCGACGACCGTTACGGCTGCCCTACGCCTTAGACCCTCCAGTTCAGATTGAGGTCTTGGCCCCAGCCACTCGATCAGACCAGCGCTCAAAGCGCCCGGCATCCTGTGTTCGATGTATGCTTTCAGTTGCCAGTGCCGGCCGTCGCGGACCAGACCCCGGTCTTGTCCGACAAACGTCAGACGTGCCGCCGGCCGATCTCGCTGCAGAAGGGCGAATGCATCGATCATCGTGTCGCCTCCCTTGTGGAGGTCGAACCGGCCGATGAACAGAAGTCGGTCCGGGTCGCTTTGATCGGGACGCCATCGACGGTCCTCGGGTACGGTCGGTGTAGGGTTCGGGATTACCTCGGCCCCATCCAGAGCTAGACCGTAATAGGCTCGGGTCCGCTCGAGTACGTCACGGCTTGGCGCCGTGACCATGTTGGCTGCGGCGATTCCCAGCCCCTCCTCTCGTACCCGCTGGGCAAATTCACGGCTCTCCGGGTCGGCGCCGTTGTTCGGCCCGTTGAGGAACCAGGGGCCGTGCAGGCGGACGACTATAGGAACCAGGATGTCTCGCCGCACCCGATGGGGCCAGCCGAAGACCTCCTCCAGTTCCAGGATGTGCCCACTTGGGGTGCCACCAGTGATTCGGCGGACTGCTTGGCTGATCGCTCGACATTGGCGATAATTGACTGCCGACCTGGCATCGATCTGACGGCGCACACTATCGGACAATTGCCTGAGCAGACTGGACCGCATGTCCTCATGCCGCAGATCAATAACCCCTTCCGCCTCGGGGCCAATCAAGCCCCCCTCGGCTACCCGGGTCGACAAAATATGTGCCTTGTGGCCCATGTGCCGCAGGGCCGGTACGATCGTGGCGACATAGGTCACCACGCCGTTGGGACACGCATCGAGTGGCCATCCCGGGCTCAAGAAAATGGGTGAGAGGGGGGATTCCTGGTCAGATGTCGCCGTCGGCTCGGCTTCAATTATCGTCCCCGGATCGCGCAAAGCATCAATCTCCACGAACGAGACGACCAGGGGGATCGGACCAGGGCGGCCCAGGCGTGCTTGCGGGCCGTGCGCACATTGCCGGTCCCCAGGGCCCACCATCCCCATAGATGACGATTGTAAGACAGCTTCGTCAGATCCGCCTTTGCCGGATGATCTGGGAGCGGCGGGAGCGGGCCCGGGGGCAATTTCCGTCGCTGGTATGCTTCAGATATTGCCTTGCGCAAGCCGATGACCTGCTCCCGCTTGCGGGCGTGACTGGCGCTGGTCGGCACCATCCGGTAGTGGAGCAACGGTTCGGTAAGGTTCGCTAGCCGACCCCGCTCAGCAAGCCTCAAGTAGAGATCCATGTCCTCCGCCGGTTCCAATTCCGGGCGATACCCCCCCACAGCCCGAACTGCGTCGGCTCGCATAAGGACCGAAGGATGACAGAGAACCGCTCCTCGTCGTCCGTTCAGATGATGTAAGTCGATCTGTTCATGATTCGATACGTCGATATTCCACACGCACAGCGGATCACCGTCGGAATCAACGACTTGGACCGCGCTGCCGACGACCAGACAATCGGGATGAGCCTGTAGATAGGCAACCTGACGTTCGAATCGCTCTGGCAAGGCCACGTCGTCGGCATCCATCCGGGCAAGTAGGGAGGCCCGAGCCATGCCGATCATCTCGTTGAGTGCCGCGACATAGCCTGTATTCGGTCGGCTGACAAGCCTGATCCGCTCGTCCTCCTCGGCGAGCCGTTCGAGAATTGCCCCCGTCTGGTCGGTCGATCCGTCGTTGATGATCAAGAACTCAAAGTCGGTGAACGTCTGACCAAGAACGCTGCGGACGGCCTGCTCGACGTAACGCTCAGCATTGTACGCTGGCATCAGAACCGATATGCAGGGTGGTCTGAATTGACTCATCGCCCCATCTCCCGTGATTGACCGAAGAGGGTGACAGTTGACGTATCCTCTCCAAACCAAGAGGGGGAGACAAAAAATCGGGGGCCGCAATCATGCCTTTCAGGAAGTGCAATTTTCATGTGCTGGCCATCTTTGAGTTGTCGCTTATCGACCCAATCGGCGCATACGAGGCCAGACCCCGCACCACGGGCTCACTGTCAGGATTGTTGCATGTAAGCCGGATCCCCGCCTGGTTAAGGTGCTCCCTCATGTAGGGGAAGCCGTCGAAGACCGTCGCCCCGTTGTATTCGATCGAGGCCGAATGGGTCCCGTGCTGAGACTGCATGGACGCCGTCCAATCGTCCCATGGCAGGGCCAGACGCAGCATTTCCTCATCAAAGAAATAGCCCCGCGTATTGAAGTCCGTCCCAACCAGACGGATCGTCGAGCCCGGATACTGGATTGCCAGGTAGTTCAACGCCGATGTGAACGCTGTCCGAAGGCTATACAATGGCTCGTCGATCCGGGTTGCCCAGCACCCTCCCTCAAGCCAGTCATGACGCGTCACAAACTCGTACCGACAGCTGGCAGGGGCGAGCATGAGTGGCCAGTTTCGGCTGCGACGGAGCCGAAGCCGGCGGCGTACCCGCGCCGCATGGTAGCGGAACACTCCGACACGCAAACACTTCTGGTAGCACGCGTCAAGCACGAAGGTCAGGCCCCTGAGACCATCCCGTCGGCAGGCGGCAAAGATGTCGCCAAGGATCCGGGGCGATGGCGGGTGGTAGTCCGTAAACCAGACGTGCGTCGGCAGAATATTAGCGATTTTGTGAAAATAAATAAACTTGTTCAATCCCATCACGCAGCGTGCCCGGTTGATCCTCGCACACTCGGCTGGTGTCAGATCGAGGACTGACCGGCTACAGCCAATCAGATAGATCTCGTCGGAACCATCAATCCGATCCATTCAGAGTGCTCCTTGGGAACTGTTCAAAGACGCCTGAGTCCGCGAATGCCAGCGGCGAGTGGGGAAGGTCATGCTCGAGGTGGGATGATGGGTTTGGCAGTTGCCCCTTTATATTCGATCAAAGCCCCGCGTCGTCCGCGTAACCGATTGGCCACGAACCGAAGTTCCCCGACTGCCTGCGGGAACTTCGACACAGCACATGAGACACCGAAGAGCGCCGACTGCCCCGCCGGCGTGCCTCGCTT
The genomic region above belongs to Tautonia rosea and contains:
- a CDS encoding glycosyltransferase family 2 protein; this translates as MSQFRPPCISVLMPAYNAERYVEQAVRSVLGQTFTDFEFLIINDGSTDQTGAILERLAEEDERIRLVSRPNTGYVAALNEMIGMARASLLARMDADDVALPERFERQVAYLQAHPDCLVVGSAVQVVDSDGDPLCVWNIDVSNHEQIDLHHLNGRRGAVLCHPSVLMRADAVRAVGGYRPELEPAEDMDLYLRLAERGRLANLTEPLLHYRMVPTSASHARKREQVIGLRKAISEAYQRRKLPPGPLPPLPDHPAKADLTKLSYNRHLWGWWALGTGNVRTARKHAWAALVRSPWSSRSWRLMLCAIRGR
- a CDS encoding tetratricopeptide repeat protein — encoded protein: MSQTAMVALLAWPVICLLFFAVLGPWRGVITSYIGSYLFLSGQVIVPMAGLPDYTKFTAANLGVLIGILIFDLRRFGAFRPRWYDSAALILCSVPIASFLSNGLELWPLISAVNSTIQAWGIPYFVGRLYFGRPGADRDLALGMTLAGVLMTPLILFEVFGQTSISGLLYGIPLFNGYKYGFYRPVVMAANSLELALWSTLTAISAFSLWVTRAVSKIAGVPFGLWTAIAIGGAIICLETAALGFLIIGIFLIAITAGRSRFGALPELLASGAVLVVVPKAGLRFALMGLTGIGVVRYLSLHRNRLLILMASLAPPIYLALRISRLVSREALTSTIYAILGNQRGWSFAFRIIMEDRMIKYVMQRPLFGWATYAGGRARAPDVKILDSMWIIFMGIYGIIGLASLYALLCLPVVLTSRRRPVETWSDPRQGAVVGLAVAILMYTYDSMLNAYSMIPVPLIVGLVMGLPAVMGQARSWVSQSTSDRELEQVDRFAAMGRVKEAEAMCRRVISVRLADRSGHASLADAYDRRADLLETLNRHEEAEPVRRQALELRIAVASSASSDPTVRATLAGCCERLARTLVTQGRWSEAIEIRGLALEQRAAVASVFPEDQGALIAYADDLNDLAWLLSVGGDRAMSDPPRAVAMAEQAVRIHPGCKSYWNTLGAAYVRAGDPSAALAALRQSLQLGPDETGFDEILRAMALASLGDPDGARESLGRVDQFLQGGRPASASLLRLRTEATEMLGTSVPAVVQ
- a CDS encoding glycosyltransferase family 4 protein; this encodes MVTYVATIVPALRHMGHKAHILSTRVAEGGLIGPEAEGVIDLRHEDMRSSLLRQLSDSVRRQIDARSAVNYRQCRAISQAVRRITGGTPSGHILELEEVFGWPHRVRRDILVPIVVRLHGPWFLNGPNNGADPESREFAQRVREEGLGIAAANMVTAPSRDVLERTRAYYGLALDGAEVIPNPTPTVPEDRRWRPDQSDPDRLLFIGRFDLHKGGDTMIDAFALLQRDRPAARLTFVGQDRGLVRDGRHWQLKAYIEHRMPGALSAGLIEWLGPRPQSELEGLRRRAAVTVVASRYETFAITICEAMAAGCPLVATRAGGAGEVFEHETHGLYVRPSDSEDLAAALSRMLANPDRSAAMGAAAAEHCRRNYSPEVVAEQTLRFYRRVLAKSATQGILAQKETRP